One stretch of Mangifera indica cultivar Alphonso chromosome 9, CATAS_Mindica_2.1, whole genome shotgun sequence DNA includes these proteins:
- the LOC123225610 gene encoding DNA-directed RNA polymerase V subunit 5A-like isoform X1, with amino-acid sequence MEGGGLEGEEAVGNCLGNLVDKGSRDSRKYYLSRRTVLEMLRDRGYDVPLSEINLSLQDFRAIHGQDPDVDRLRISVTHRSHPSKRIVVFFCGPGMIKVNVIRSIATQIVNKDSLSGLILILQNQITNQALKAVDLFPFKVELFQIMDLLVNITKHVLKPHHHVLTDQEKERVLKKYCIEEKQLPRMLKKDAIACYYGLERGQVVKVTYSGEITESYETYRCVW; translated from the exons ATGGAAGGCGGTGGGTTAGAAGGAGAAGAGGCAGTGGGAAATTGCCTTGGCAACTTGGTGGATAAGGGCAGTAGGGACAGTCGCAAATACTACTTGTCACGTAGAACTGTTTTGGAGATGTTGAGAGACCGGGGTTACGATGTTCCTCTCTCTGAAATCAATCTCTCTCTCCAAGACTTCCGAGCTATTCACGGCCAAGACCCAGATGTTGACCGACTCCGTATCTCAGTTACTCATCGATCACACCCTTCTAAACGG ATAGTGGTATTTTTCTGTGGGCCTGGCATGATTAAAGTTAATGTCATCCGTAGCATTGCAACCCAAATTGTTAATAAAGATAGCTTATCTGGTCTGATATTGATCctacaaaatcaaataacaaacCAGGCTCTAAAAGCTGTGGATCTTTTCCCATTCAAAGTGGAATTATTCCAG ATTATGGACTTGCTCGTTAATATCACAAAGCATGTCTTGAAACCCCACCATCATGTACTGACTGATCAAGAGAAGGAAAGAGTCCTAAAGAAGTATTGTATCGAAGAAAAGCAG CTTCCTAGAATGTTGAAAAAAGATGCAATTGCATGCTATTATGGACTCGAGAGAGGGCAGGTGGTAAAAGTAACCTATAGTGGTGAAATAACAGAATCTTATGAGACCTACCGCTGTGTCTGGTGA
- the LOC123225610 gene encoding DNA-directed RNA polymerases IV and V subunit 5B-like isoform X4: MEGGGLEGEEAVGNCLGNLVDKGSRDSRKYYLSRRTVLEMLRDRGYDVPLSEINLSLQDFRAIHGQDPDVDRLRISVTHRSHPSKRIVVFFCGPGMIKVNVIRSIATQIVNKDSLSGLILILQNQITNQALKAVDLFPFKVELFQIMDLLVNITKHVLKPHHHVLTDQEKERVLKKYCIEEKQIKQHWFARQDSFLLR, encoded by the exons ATGGAAGGCGGTGGGTTAGAAGGAGAAGAGGCAGTGGGAAATTGCCTTGGCAACTTGGTGGATAAGGGCAGTAGGGACAGTCGCAAATACTACTTGTCACGTAGAACTGTTTTGGAGATGTTGAGAGACCGGGGTTACGATGTTCCTCTCTCTGAAATCAATCTCTCTCTCCAAGACTTCCGAGCTATTCACGGCCAAGACCCAGATGTTGACCGACTCCGTATCTCAGTTACTCATCGATCACACCCTTCTAAACGG ATAGTGGTATTTTTCTGTGGGCCTGGCATGATTAAAGTTAATGTCATCCGTAGCATTGCAACCCAAATTGTTAATAAAGATAGCTTATCTGGTCTGATATTGATCctacaaaatcaaataacaaacCAGGCTCTAAAAGCTGTGGATCTTTTCCCATTCAAAGTGGAATTATTCCAG ATTATGGACTTGCTCGTTAATATCACAAAGCATGTCTTGAAACCCCACCATCATGTACTGACTGATCAAGAGAAGGAAAGAGTCCTAAAGAAGTATTGTATCGAAGAAAAGCAG ATAAAACAGCATTGGTTTGCCAGACAGGATTCATTTCTTCTTCGGtaa
- the LOC123225610 gene encoding DNA-directed RNA polymerase V subunit 5A-like isoform X5: MEGGGLEGEEAVGNCLGNLVDKGSRDSRKYYLSRRTVLEMLRDRGYDVPLSEINLSLQDFRAIHGQDPDVDRLRISVTHRSHPSKRIVVFFCGPGMIKVNVIRSIATQIVNKDSLSGLILILQNQITNQALKAVDLFPFKVELFQLPRMLKKDAIACYYGLERGQVVKVTYSGEITESYETYRCVW; this comes from the exons ATGGAAGGCGGTGGGTTAGAAGGAGAAGAGGCAGTGGGAAATTGCCTTGGCAACTTGGTGGATAAGGGCAGTAGGGACAGTCGCAAATACTACTTGTCACGTAGAACTGTTTTGGAGATGTTGAGAGACCGGGGTTACGATGTTCCTCTCTCTGAAATCAATCTCTCTCTCCAAGACTTCCGAGCTATTCACGGCCAAGACCCAGATGTTGACCGACTCCGTATCTCAGTTACTCATCGATCACACCCTTCTAAACGG ATAGTGGTATTTTTCTGTGGGCCTGGCATGATTAAAGTTAATGTCATCCGTAGCATTGCAACCCAAATTGTTAATAAAGATAGCTTATCTGGTCTGATATTGATCctacaaaatcaaataacaaacCAGGCTCTAAAAGCTGTGGATCTTTTCCCATTCAAAGTGGAATTATTCCAG CTTCCTAGAATGTTGAAAAAAGATGCAATTGCATGCTATTATGGACTCGAGAGAGGGCAGGTGGTAAAAGTAACCTATAGTGGTGAAATAACAGAATCTTATGAGACCTACCGCTGTGTCTGGTGA
- the LOC123225610 gene encoding DNA-directed RNA polymerases IV and V subunit 5B-like isoform X3 yields the protein MEGGGLEGEEAVGNCLGNLVDKGSRDSRKYYLSRRTVLEMLRDRGYDVPLSEINLSLQDFRAIHGQDPDVDRLRISVTHRSHPSKRIVVFFCGPGMIKVNVIRSIATQIVNKDSLSGLILILQNQITNQALKAVDLFPFKVELFQIMVSMEQSHAFEDCIMLLRRQYRHEQSFMGCLYSCEHYLETWKKKKKKDLHIVLGFVLESHLGLIRC from the exons ATGGAAGGCGGTGGGTTAGAAGGAGAAGAGGCAGTGGGAAATTGCCTTGGCAACTTGGTGGATAAGGGCAGTAGGGACAGTCGCAAATACTACTTGTCACGTAGAACTGTTTTGGAGATGTTGAGAGACCGGGGTTACGATGTTCCTCTCTCTGAAATCAATCTCTCTCTCCAAGACTTCCGAGCTATTCACGGCCAAGACCCAGATGTTGACCGACTCCGTATCTCAGTTACTCATCGATCACACCCTTCTAAACGG ATAGTGGTATTTTTCTGTGGGCCTGGCATGATTAAAGTTAATGTCATCCGTAGCATTGCAACCCAAATTGTTAATAAAGATAGCTTATCTGGTCTGATATTGATCctacaaaatcaaataacaaacCAGGCTCTAAAAGCTGTGGATCTTTTCCCATTCAAAGTGGAATTATTCCAG ATTATGGTAAGTATGGAACAAAGTCATGCTTTTGAGGATTGTATAATGCTTTTGAGGAGACAATATCGTCATGAACAAAGTTTTATGGGTTGTCTTTATAGTTGTGAACACTATCTTGAGAcatggaaaaagaagaaaaagaaggatttGCATATTGTACTTGGATTTGTCTTGGAATCACATCTTGGGCTGATTAGATGTTGA
- the LOC123225610 gene encoding DNA-directed RNA polymerases IV and V subunit 5B-like isoform X2 gives MEGGGLEGEEAVGNCLGNLVDKGSRDSRKYYLSRRTVLEMLRDRGYDVPLSEINLSLQDFRAIHGQDPDVDRLRISVTHRSHPSKRIVVFFCGPGMIKVNVIRSIATQIVNKDSLSGLILILQNQITNQALKAVDLFPFKVELFQIMDLLVNITKHVLKPHHHVLTDQEKERVLKKYCIEEKQYINYHCYPTTFALTNHNLTIITIPTLTTVKLPSYIHCAISI, from the exons ATGGAAGGCGGTGGGTTAGAAGGAGAAGAGGCAGTGGGAAATTGCCTTGGCAACTTGGTGGATAAGGGCAGTAGGGACAGTCGCAAATACTACTTGTCACGTAGAACTGTTTTGGAGATGTTGAGAGACCGGGGTTACGATGTTCCTCTCTCTGAAATCAATCTCTCTCTCCAAGACTTCCGAGCTATTCACGGCCAAGACCCAGATGTTGACCGACTCCGTATCTCAGTTACTCATCGATCACACCCTTCTAAACGG ATAGTGGTATTTTTCTGTGGGCCTGGCATGATTAAAGTTAATGTCATCCGTAGCATTGCAACCCAAATTGTTAATAAAGATAGCTTATCTGGTCTGATATTGATCctacaaaatcaaataacaaacCAGGCTCTAAAAGCTGTGGATCTTTTCCCATTCAAAGTGGAATTATTCCAG ATTATGGACTTGCTCGTTAATATCACAAAGCATGTCTTGAAACCCCACCATCATGTACTGACTGATCAAGAGAAGGAAAGAGTCCTAAAGAAGTATTGTATCGAAGAAAAGCAG TACATCAACTATCACTGCTATCCAACCACGTTTGCTCTCACCAATCACAACCTTACGATCATCACCATCCCCACCTTGACCACGGTAAAACTACCATCATATATACACTGTGCCATCTCCATATGA